A window from Nothobranchius furzeri strain GRZ-AD chromosome 17, NfurGRZ-RIMD1, whole genome shotgun sequence encodes these proteins:
- the LOC107394047 gene encoding RNA-binding protein MEX3B has protein sequence MMPSSTSLLEADEGESEVPPPLVHAFAGMGLEEHHCTQSQTTEQADESISFPHHHQRPSVSHFSLLDTVLDLKPLPLHQPPSGDEANKTKEEELEEAAADSPGCTGSSLLAKAHRHPHLHSGPSSSVLPSAMEPPHTDTVLLYNGEERDDGGVAGSALPPASSMVMLPSGVYGDAGYEAEPSLLTQRKSINTTECVAVPSSEHVAEIVGRQGCKIKALRAKTNTYIKTPVRGEQPVFVVTGRKEDVAMAKREILSAADHFSLIRASRNKTGPLSAVNTLGTPALPGQTTIQVRVPYRVVGLVVGPKGATIKRIQQQTHTYIVTPSRDKEPVFEVTGMPENVDRAREEIEAHIALRTGSCGGVEAPGVDNSDFQFNGTDVSFETAAGHAALGEAGWLHGGASSPSSGNLLPMSVSGTQRVNSNTSGAVKMSSTYRNDSSSSLGSGSSSADSFYGGGNGNQMADFSPTFQFNANANNNNNNNSSSGGGSTSFWFGENLLGVGSEEIFSMGGGGGFSGFEPLTISTAPTLHSAAQTHIWSPFVDNPSLQALDSLQSQTSLPGTPRLSPTFSGTEALEHPQAQRVHRRPFGSAGTPDAHRIPSYSSAFSSSSESTTSSSSSSSPPESSFSYRPALGSSGRGPEVCVKCMNSQVIAALVPCGHNLFCLDCATQICQGPEAVCPVCLSRVTQAIQLRNM, from the exons ATGATGCCTAGTAGCACATCTTTGCTGGAGGCCGATGAGGGAGAGTCCGAGGTCCCACCGCCGCTAGTGCACGCTTTCGCCGGTATGGGCCTTGAGGAGCACCACTGCACCCAAAGCCAAACCACCGAACAGGCAGACGAGAGTATCTCATTCCCACACCACCATCAGCGCCCGTCGGTTTCTCATTTCAGCCTCCTTGATACGGTCCTCGACTTGAAGCCTTTGCCACTGCATCAGCCACCTTCGGGAGATGAAGCGAACAAAACGAAAGAAGAAGAGCTGGAAGAGGCAGCGGCCGATTCCCCGGGCTGCACCGGGAGTTCGTTGTTGGCGAAGGCCcaccgccatccacacctccattcGGGGCCAAGTAGCTCCGTGTTGCCGTCTGCAATGGAGCCTCCGCATACCGATACGGTATTATTGTACAACGGAGAGGAGCGTGACGATGGCGGGGTCGCCGGCAGCGCCTTACCTCCGGCTAGCAGCATGGTGATGCTACCATCCGGCGTTTACGGCGATGCGGGTTACGAGGCCGAGCCTTCGCTTCTGACTCAGCGGAAGAGTATCAACACAACCGAGTGTGTGGCCGTGCCGAGCTCCGAGCACGTCGCCGAAATTGTGGGCAGGCAAG GCTGTAAGATCAAGGCCCTTCGAGCCAAGACGAACACCTACATAAAGACGCCAGTGAGGGGGGAGCAGCCGGTCTTTGTCGTGACGGGACGTAAAGAAGACGTGGCCATGGCAAAGAGGGAGATCCTTTCTGCGGCTGATCACTTCTCCCTTATCAGAGCGTCTCGAAACAAAACTGGGCCTCTGTCTGCCGTGAACACTTTAGGGACCCCTGCTCTACCCGGACAGACGACTATTCAG GTGCGGGTGCCTTATCGTGTTGTTGGATTGGTTGTGGGTCCCAAAG GGGCAACTATCAAACGTATTCAGCAGCAGACCCACACCTACATTGTGACGCCAAGTCGTGACAAAGAGCCGGTGTTTGAGGTCACGGGGATGCCAGAGAATGTGGACCGAGCCAGGGAGGAAATAGAGGCACACATCGCCCTCCGCACGGGGTCCTGCGGGGGCGTTGAAGCCCCCGGCGTGGACAACAGCGATTTTCAGTTCAACGGGACGGATGTCAGCTTTGAGACTGCAGCGGGCCACGCCGCTCTGGGGGAGGCTGGATGGCTCCATGGTGGTGCCTCGTCACCAAGCAGCGGAAACTTGCTGCCCATGAGCGTCAGTGGCACTCAGCGGGTTAATAGCAATACAAGCGGCGCTGTCAAGATGTCTTCCACCTACCGCAACGACAGTTCCAGCTCTCTGGGCAGCGGCTCCAGCTCGGCCGACTCTTTCTACGGCGGGGGCAATGGGAACCAGATGGCAGATTTCAGCCCGACCTTTCAGTTTAACGCCAAtgctaataacaacaacaacaacaacagtagtagtggtggtggcagCACAAGCTTCTGGTTTGGCGAGAATCTTCTTGGAGTGGGTTCTGAAGAGATCTTCAGCATGGGAGGTGGTGGAGGCTTCTCGGGATTTGAGCCTTTAACCATTTCCACTGCCCCAACCCTGCATTCTGCTGCACAAACGCACATCTGGAGCCCCTTCGTGGACAACCCGTCTCTACAGGCCCTTGATTCATTACAGTCTCAG ACCAGTCTGCCTGGTACCCCTCGCCTGTCCCCGACCTTCTCAGGGACCGAGGCCTTGGAGCACCCTCAGGCCCAGCGTGTTCACCGAAGGCCTTTTGGGTCAGCTGGAACTCCCGACGCCCACAGAATCCCCTCatacagctccgccttctcgtccTCCAGCGAAAgcaccacctcctcctcttcgTCCTCCTCTCCACCGGAATCCTCTTTCTCCTACCGACCGGCGCTGGGGTCATCAGGAAGAGGCCCGGAGGTGTGCGTCAAGTGTATGAATAGCCAGGTGATCGCTGCCTTGGTTCCTTGCGGCCATAACCTTTTCTGTCTCGATTGTGCCACTCAGATATGCCAGGGCCCAGAGGCCGTGTGCCCCGTGTGCCTGTCCCGGGTCACACAGGCCATTCAGCTCCGCAATATGTAA
- the tmed7 gene encoding transmembrane emp24 domain-containing protein 7 has translation MFGSLRVLLQVLWAHLLCGWVLGSELTFELPDNAKQCFYEDIIIGTKCTLEFQVVTGGHYDVDCRLEDPDGTTLYKEMKKQYDSFTFTAAKNGTHKFCFSNEFSTFTHKTVYFDFQVGDDPPLFPNENRVTALTQMESACVSIHEALKSVIDYQTHFRLRESQGRSRAEDLNTRVAFWSIGEAVILLVVSISQVLLLKSFFSDKKTTMTRVGS, from the exons ATGTTCGGATCACTTCGGGTGCTGTTGCAGGTGCTGTGGGCCCATCTGCTCTGTGGGTGGGTGCTtggctctgagctgacttttgagCTGCCAGACAACGCCAAACAGTGTTTTTACGAGGACATTATCATTGGCACCAAGTGTACTTTGGAGTTTCAG GTTGTAACGGGTGGCCATTATGATGTGGATTGTCGTCTCGAGGACCCAGATGGCACAACACTCTACAAGGAGATGAAAAAGCAGTATGACAGTTTCACCTTTACAGCAGCCAAGAACGGGACACACAAGTTCTGCTTCAGCAACGAGTTCTCCACCTTCACACACAAGACGGTTTACTTTGACTTCCAGGTCGGTGACGACCCTCCACTTTTCCCTAATGAGAATAGGGTCACTGCTCTTACTCAG ATGGAGTCTGCGTGTGTGTCTATCCACGAGGCACTGAAGTCTGTTATCGACTACCAGACACACTTCCGCCTCCGCGAATCCCAGGGACGCAGTCGGGCCGAAGACCTGAACACCCGCGTTGCATTCTGGTCCATTGGAGAGGCGGTTATCCTGCTGGTGGTCAGCATCAGCCAAGTGCTCCTGCTAAAAAGCTTCTTCTCTGACAAGAAGACCACTATGACTCGTGTTGGATCATAA
- the fem1c gene encoding protein fem-1 homolog C, translating into MDLKTAVFNAARDGKLRLLQKLLENKDGHEVTKLMGEKTNGATPLLMAARYGHLDLVEYLLECCCAPVEIGGSVNFDGETIEGAPPLWAASAAGHLKVVQSLLGHGASVNSTTLTNSTPLRAACFDGHLDIVRYLVEHKADLEVANRHGHTCLMISCYKGHKEIAQYLLEKGADVNRKSVKGNTALHDCAESGSLEIMRMLLQYGASMEQDGYGMTPLLSASVTGHTNIVDYLTTHPQTSHTERIDALELLGATFVDKKRDLLGALKYWKRAMDLRYLDSNNVVQKPEPKQLVMAYDYAREVTNGEELDGLISDPDEMRMQALLIRERILGPQHPDTSYYIRYRGAVYADSGNFERCINLWKYALEMQQTNLEPLSPMTTSSLLSFAELFSFMLQDRAKGLLGTSVSFEDLMGILSKSVLEIERAVKQRGPMPPEPIQLSKALSIILHLICLLEKVPCTAEQDHFKKETIYRFLKLHPCGKNGYSPLHLAVDRNTTCVGRYPVCKFPSLTVASVLLECGADVNSRDEDDNSPLHIAASNGHPDIMNLLISSGTHFDSTNAFQQTACDLLAEKELARNVIQPINHTTLQCLAARAIIKHSLDYRGNIPEKLEAFVLLHR; encoded by the exons ATGGATTTAAAGACGGCGGTGTTTAACGCAGCGAGAGACGGGAAGCTCCGTTTGCTccagaagctgctggagaacaaaGATGGGCATGAGGTGACCAAGCTGATGGGCGAGAAGACCAACGGGGCCACGCCGCTCCTGATGGCCGCCCGCTACGGCCACCTGGACCTGGTGGAGTACCTGTTGGAGTGCTGCTGTGCCCCCGTGGAGATCGGGGGCTCGGTGAACTTTGACGGGGAGACCATTGAGGGGGCGCCTCCTCTATGGGCCGCCTCGGCCGCGGGACACCTGAAAGTGGTCCAGTCCCTGCTGGGTCACGGGGCTTCCGTCAACAGCACCACCCTCACAAACTCTACCCCGCTGAGGGCCGCCTGCTTCGACGGGCATCTGGACATTGTCAGATATCTGGTGGAGCACAAAGCTGACTTGGAGGTCGCCAACAGACACGGGCACACGTGTCTGATGATCTCCTGCTACAAAGGACACAAGGAGATAGCTCAGTATCTGCTGGAGAAAGGTGCAGATGTCAATAGGAAAAGTGTAAAAG GCAACACGGCGCTTCACGACTGTGCCGAGTCGGGCAGCCTGGAGATCATGCGAATGTTGCTGCAGTACGGCGCGAGCATGGAGCAGGATGGGTATGGCATGACCCCCCTGCTGTCTGCCAGTGTCACAGGCCACACGAACATCGTAGACTACCTGACGACACACCCGCAG ACAAGTCACACAGAGCGAATCGATGCCTTGGAGCTGTTGGGAGCAACGTTTGTAGACAAAAAGAGGGATCTGCTTGGAGCTTTGAAGTACTGGAAGAGAGCTATGGACCTCCGATACCTGGACAGTAACAACGTGGTTCAGAAACCAGAACCCAAGCAGCTGGTCATGGCGTATGATTATGCCAGAGAG GTTACAAATGGTGAGGAGCTGGACGGACTGATATCTGACCCAGATGAGATGCGCATGCAGGCTCTACTGATCCGCGAGCGAATCCTCGGGCCGCAGCACCCAGACACTTCCTATTACATTCGTTACCGTGGCGCTGTCTATGCTGATTCTGGAAACTTTGAGCGCTGCATCAACTTGTGGAAGTACGCCCTGGAAATGCAGCAGACAAACCTGGAGCCCCTCAGCCCCATGACGACCTCCAGCCTGCTGTCGTTCGCCGAGCTCTTCTCCTTCATGCTGCAGGACCGGGCCAAAGGCCTCCTGGGGACGTCTGTGTCTTTTGAGGACTTGATGGGAATTCTGTCAAAGAGCGTTCTGGAGATCGAGCGAGCAGTGAAGCAACGCGGGCCGATGCCGCCTGAGCCCATTCAGCTCAGCAAGGCGCTCTCAATCATCCTGCATCTAATTTGTCTTTTAGAGAAGGTGCCGTGTACCGCAGAGCAGGATCATTTCAAGAAGGAAACAATTTACAG GTTCCTGAAGCTCCACCCGTGTGGGAAAAACGGCTACAGCCCTCTACACCTGGCAGTGGACCGCAACACCACCTGCGTGGGTCGCTATCCCGTCTGCAAGTTCCCCTCCCTCACGGTGGCTTCGGTTCTCCTGGAGTGCGGGGCAGATGTCAACAGCCGGGATGAAGATGACAACAG CCCCCTCCACATAGCTGCGTCTAACGGCCACCCCGACATCATGAACCTGCTGATTTCCTCCGGGACCCACTTCGACAGCACCAACGCCTTCCAGCAAACCGCCTGCGACCTCCTGGCCGAGAAGGAGCTGGCAAGAAATGTCATCCAGCCCATCAACCACACCACGCTGCAGTGCCTTGCTGCCAGGGCTATCATCAAGCACAGCCTGGACTACCGGGGAAACATTCCCGAGAAGCTGGAAGCCTTCGTCCTGCTGCACAGATAA